A genomic stretch from Georgenia muralis includes:
- a CDS encoding MarC family protein — translation MSDYIDLTLMSTTFFTLFVIMDPPGTVPVFLALTSRMTGAQRRAAARQATLVAFGVILTFTLFGQYILGFLHISVPALQLSGGLLLLLVAMELLTGQAEEPTPSASGVNVALVPLGTPLLAGPGAIVAAMLAVEQSDGSTGDRVAIGLALVAIHVVLWLAMRFAVVIHRVLGEGGTTLVTRLAGLLLAAIAVQLMADAVFAFLDARG, via the coding sequence GTGAGCGACTACATCGACCTGACGTTGATGTCGACGACCTTCTTCACCCTCTTCGTCATCATGGACCCGCCCGGGACCGTGCCCGTCTTCCTGGCTCTCACCTCACGGATGACGGGCGCCCAGCGCCGCGCGGCGGCACGGCAGGCCACGCTGGTGGCCTTCGGCGTGATCCTGACGTTCACCCTCTTCGGCCAGTACATCCTCGGCTTCCTGCACATCTCCGTGCCGGCGCTGCAGCTCTCCGGCGGGCTGCTGCTGCTCCTGGTCGCGATGGAGCTGCTGACGGGTCAGGCGGAGGAGCCGACCCCGTCGGCCTCGGGGGTCAACGTCGCCCTCGTGCCGCTGGGCACCCCGCTGCTCGCCGGGCCCGGCGCGATCGTCGCGGCGATGCTGGCGGTCGAGCAGTCGGACGGCTCGACCGGCGACCGGGTGGCGATCGGTCTCGCGCTGGTCGCCATCCACGTGGTGCTCTGGCTGGCGATGCGCTTCGCGGTGGTGATCCACCGGGTCCTCGGCGAGGGCGGCACGACGCTGGTCACGCGCCTCGCCGGTCTCCTGCTGGCGGCGATCGCCGTCCAGCTCATGGCCGACGCGGTGTTCGCCTTCCTCGACGCCCGGGGCTAG
- a CDS encoding DoxX family protein gives MEIGLLLVRVVVGALLVGHGAQKLFGSFGGYGVAGTGGWFESIGFRPGRAMAVVAGLSELVGGLLLVLGLLTPLASAAIVGTMVVAASTHAASGLWNTGGGYELPLVLAVVGATVALTGPGAYSLDAVLGLQLSPVVGLGAIALGVLAALVVVARARTAVRSVPAAA, from the coding sequence ATGGAAATCGGCCTCCTCCTCGTCCGCGTCGTCGTCGGCGCCCTCCTCGTCGGTCACGGCGCCCAGAAGCTCTTCGGCTCCTTCGGTGGCTACGGCGTCGCCGGCACCGGGGGCTGGTTCGAGTCCATCGGCTTCCGGCCCGGCCGGGCGATGGCCGTCGTCGCCGGCCTGTCCGAGCTCGTCGGCGGCCTCCTGCTCGTGCTCGGCCTGCTCACCCCGCTGGCCTCGGCCGCGATCGTCGGCACGATGGTCGTCGCCGCCTCCACCCACGCCGCCAGCGGCCTGTGGAACACCGGCGGCGGCTACGAGCTGCCTCTCGTCCTCGCCGTCGTGGGCGCCACCGTCGCCCTGACCGGCCCCGGCGCGTACTCCCTCGACGCCGTGCTCGGCCTCCAGCTCTCGCCGGTCGTGGGCCTCGGCGCGATCGCGCTCGGCGTCCTCGCCGCCCTGGTGGTCGTCGCCCGTGCCAGGACGGCTGTGCGGTCCGTCCCCGCCGCCGCCTGA
- a CDS encoding DUF3152 domain-containing protein, translated as MRPAPATVATLLALAGLVAPAAALAPATAAGPVATAVLVSASARTPDPDISAWPPAGTERSERARAGLTADEVPAAASGNLVTVPGSAEAPRPAQGVRTVRVQFEEGLPVDGTAFAQLVMDVLNDERGWGHDGSVAFARTDGEAEISVVLASGATTDQLCVPLRTMGEYSCGRNGRAVLNAERWSSGAESFLAAGADLTDYREYLVNHEVGHLLGRPHVTCPAPGTVAPVMVQQSIDLGGCLPNGWDALAG; from the coding sequence GTGCGTCCCGCCCCCGCCACCGTCGCCACCCTGCTCGCCCTCGCGGGCCTGGTCGCGCCGGCCGCCGCCCTCGCGCCGGCCACGGCGGCGGGTCCGGTGGCCACCGCGGTTCTCGTGAGCGCCTCGGCCCGCACGCCCGACCCCGACATCTCCGCCTGGCCGCCCGCCGGCACCGAGCGCTCGGAGCGGGCCCGGGCCGGCCTCACCGCGGACGAGGTCCCCGCGGCCGCCTCCGGGAACCTCGTCACCGTCCCGGGCTCCGCCGAGGCCCCGCGGCCGGCGCAAGGGGTCCGCACGGTCCGGGTGCAGTTCGAGGAGGGCCTCCCGGTGGACGGGACGGCGTTCGCCCAGCTCGTCATGGACGTCCTCAACGACGAGCGGGGCTGGGGCCACGACGGCTCGGTCGCCTTCGCCCGCACCGACGGCGAGGCGGAGATCTCGGTCGTCCTCGCCTCCGGGGCCACCACCGACCAGCTCTGCGTCCCGCTGCGGACCATGGGGGAGTACTCCTGCGGGCGCAACGGACGAGCCGTCCTCAACGCCGAGCGGTGGTCCTCCGGGGCGGAGTCCTTCCTCGCCGCGGGCGCGGACCTCACCGACTACCGCGAGTACCTCGTCAACCACGAGGTCGGCCACCTCCTGGGCCGCCCGCACGTCACCTGCCCCGCGCCGGGCACCGTCGCGCCGGTGATGGTCCAGCAGAGCATCGACCTCGGCGGCTGCCTGCCCAACGGCTGGGACGCCCTGGCCGGGTGA
- a CDS encoding aminopeptidase P family protein translates to MTDERRDSAAPDRGQDAPAPTTGPEAQPLSERGDNRSQRPTSQAFREFIADGWGPRPDLLPERSAAADHAAARRAAVGRLFPGERLVVPAGGLVTRNNDNDYRFRPHSAFAHLTGLGTDEEPDAVLVLHPLDEPADGEPADGQPADGDAPTHEAVLYFRPRAGRDTEEFYADSRYGELWVGVRPSLAEVSARTGLRAEHIDSLRDALAKDAGAGQVQLRVVPQADAAVEAVVAEVRAQAGQSVTEGTDADLAVALSELRLRKDPYEVDQLREAVAATAEGFDDIVRALPRAVAHHRGERVIEGTFAARARENGNGVGYETIAAAGNHANTLHWIGNDGPVRAGQLVLVDAGVEVDSLYTADITRTLPVDGIYTPAQRKVYEAVLEAADASFARAGRPGARFRDLHAAAMEVLAARLAEWGMLPGTAEESLAPEGQYHRRWMVHGTSHHLGLDVHDCAQARREMYLDAELAPGMVFTIEPGLYFREDDLKVPEELRGIAVRIEDDVLVREDGTVENLSAAIPREPGQIEAWMASLRG, encoded by the coding sequence ATGACCGACGAACGACGCGACTCCGCCGCCCCGGACCGGGGCCAGGACGCCCCCGCACCCACCACGGGCCCGGAGGCCCAGCCCCTGTCCGAGCGCGGTGACAACCGTTCCCAGCGGCCCACGAGCCAGGCCTTCCGCGAGTTCATCGCCGACGGCTGGGGTCCGCGGCCGGACCTCCTGCCCGAGCGCTCCGCCGCGGCCGACCACGCCGCCGCCCGCCGCGCCGCCGTCGGCCGTCTCTTCCCGGGTGAGCGGCTCGTCGTGCCCGCCGGCGGTCTCGTCACCCGCAACAACGACAACGACTACCGCTTCCGGCCGCACTCGGCCTTCGCCCACCTCACCGGGCTGGGCACCGACGAGGAGCCGGACGCCGTCCTCGTCCTGCACCCCCTGGACGAGCCGGCCGACGGCGAGCCGGCCGACGGTCAGCCGGCCGACGGCGACGCACCCACCCACGAGGCCGTCCTGTACTTCCGTCCCCGCGCGGGCCGCGACACCGAGGAGTTCTACGCGGACTCCCGCTACGGCGAGCTGTGGGTCGGGGTGCGGCCCTCCCTGGCGGAGGTCTCCGCCCGCACGGGACTGCGCGCCGAGCACATCGACAGCCTGCGCGACGCGCTGGCCAAGGACGCCGGCGCCGGCCAGGTCCAGCTGCGGGTGGTCCCGCAGGCCGACGCCGCCGTCGAGGCCGTCGTGGCCGAGGTCCGCGCCCAGGCCGGGCAGAGCGTCACCGAGGGGACCGACGCCGACCTCGCCGTCGCCCTGTCCGAGCTGCGCCTGCGCAAGGACCCGTACGAGGTCGACCAGCTCCGTGAGGCGGTGGCCGCCACCGCGGAGGGCTTCGACGACATCGTCCGCGCCCTGCCGCGGGCGGTGGCGCACCACCGGGGCGAGCGGGTCATCGAGGGCACCTTCGCCGCCCGCGCCCGCGAGAACGGCAACGGCGTCGGGTACGAGACGATCGCCGCCGCGGGCAACCACGCCAACACACTGCACTGGATCGGCAACGACGGGCCCGTGCGCGCGGGGCAGCTCGTCCTCGTCGACGCCGGCGTGGAGGTCGACTCCCTCTACACCGCGGACATCACCCGCACCCTCCCGGTGGACGGGATCTACACCCCGGCCCAGCGCAAGGTCTACGAGGCGGTCCTCGAGGCGGCCGACGCCTCGTTCGCCCGGGCCGGGCGGCCCGGCGCCCGCTTCCGCGACCTGCACGCCGCCGCGATGGAGGTCCTGGCCGCCCGCCTCGCCGAGTGGGGCATGCTGCCCGGCACGGCCGAGGAGTCGCTGGCGCCGGAGGGCCAGTACCACCGGCGCTGGATGGTGCACGGCACGAGCCACCACCTCGGGCTCGACGTCCACGACTGCGCCCAGGCCCGGCGCGAGATGTACCTCGACGCCGAGCTCGCCCCGGGCATGGTCTTCACCATCGAGCCGGGCCTGTACTTCCGGGAGGACGACCTCAAGGTGCCCGAGGAGCTGCGCGGCATCGCCGTGCGGATCGAGGACGACGTGCTCGTCCGCGAGGACGGCACGGTGGAGAACCTCTCCGCCGCCATCCCCCGCGAGCCCGGGCAGATCGAGGCGTGGATGGCCTCGCTCCGCGGCTGA
- a CDS encoding PHP domain-containing protein, giving the protein MRIDLHAHTATSDGTESPTELMHAAAAAGIDVLGLTDHDTVGGWVEAQDAVAATGVALVRGTELSTQSRGISVHLLSYLHDPDDAELAAEMLRARHSRDERARDMVERISRDYPITWADVEAQVGDGATVGRPHIADALVAAGLAPDRSSCFETILSVRGRYYVPYHAPDTVEAVEMVRAAGGVPVMAHPRAAARGRVVTDAVVAAMAAAGLAALEIDHRDHTAADVEHLEALASRLGLARTGSSDYHGAGKPNRLGERTTAPAVLSMIESEGFLPVVRP; this is encoded by the coding sequence ATGCGCATCGACCTCCATGCGCACACCGCCACCTCCGACGGCACGGAGTCGCCCACCGAGCTCATGCATGCCGCCGCCGCGGCCGGGATCGACGTACTCGGCCTGACCGACCACGACACCGTCGGCGGCTGGGTCGAGGCGCAGGACGCCGTCGCCGCCACGGGGGTCGCGCTCGTGCGCGGCACCGAGCTCTCCACGCAGTCCCGCGGGATCTCGGTGCACCTGCTCAGCTATCTCCACGACCCCGACGACGCCGAGCTCGCGGCGGAGATGCTGCGCGCCCGGCACTCGCGGGACGAGCGGGCCCGCGACATGGTCGAGCGGATATCGCGGGACTACCCGATCACCTGGGCCGACGTCGAGGCGCAGGTCGGCGACGGGGCGACGGTGGGCCGGCCGCACATCGCGGACGCCCTGGTCGCCGCCGGCCTGGCGCCGGACCGGTCCAGCTGCTTCGAGACCATCCTGTCGGTACGGGGGCGCTACTACGTGCCCTACCACGCGCCCGACACCGTCGAGGCGGTCGAGATGGTCCGGGCCGCCGGGGGCGTGCCGGTCATGGCGCACCCGCGTGCCGCTGCCCGCGGGCGGGTCGTGACCGACGCCGTCGTGGCGGCGATGGCCGCTGCCGGGCTCGCGGCCCTCGAGATCGACCACCGTGACCACACCGCCGCCGACGTCGAGCACCTCGAGGCCCTCGCGTCACGGCTGGGCCTGGCCCGGACCGGCTCGAGCGACTACCACGGTGCCGGCAAGCCCAACCGCCTGGGGGAGCGCACGACGGCGCCGGCCGTCCTGTCGATGATCGAGAGCGAGGGGTTCCTGCCGGTGGTGCGCCCGTGA
- a CDS encoding sugar phosphate isomerase/epimerase family protein, translating to MGIPVGLSTSSVYPAGVTETFALAKELGYDGVEVMVLRDPHSQDEVKLRELMDTYELPILSIHAPTLLLTQGVYGKDPWDKVDRSTELAHDVGAHVVVLHPPFRWQRAYAEHFVGAIAERERLDDMRLAVENMFPWRARTKKRERVMQAYLPGWDPLEHDYTHVTLDLSHTATAGMDADASLAMADELGPRLAHLHLADGTPTFMDQHLVPGHGEQPCAEVLHMLGSQGFDGSVVVEVNTRKMSPEDRRAALAESLAFGREHLATGESRRVAALVEVPEEG from the coding sequence ATGGGGATCCCCGTCGGGCTGTCGACGTCCTCGGTCTACCCCGCGGGTGTCACCGAGACCTTCGCCCTGGCCAAGGAGCTCGGTTACGACGGCGTGGAGGTCATGGTCCTGCGCGACCCCCACAGCCAGGACGAGGTCAAGCTCCGTGAGCTCATGGACACCTACGAGCTGCCCATCCTCTCCATCCACGCCCCGACCCTCCTGCTCACCCAGGGGGTCTACGGCAAGGACCCGTGGGACAAGGTCGACCGGTCCACCGAGCTCGCCCACGACGTCGGCGCCCACGTCGTCGTCCTCCACCCGCCGTTCCGGTGGCAGCGCGCCTACGCCGAGCACTTCGTCGGTGCGATCGCCGAGCGGGAGCGCCTGGACGACATGCGCCTGGCGGTGGAGAACATGTTCCCCTGGCGGGCGCGGACCAAGAAGCGCGAGCGGGTGATGCAGGCGTACCTGCCGGGCTGGGACCCCCTCGAGCACGACTACACCCACGTCACCCTCGACCTGTCGCACACCGCGACCGCGGGCATGGACGCCGACGCCTCCCTCGCCATGGCCGACGAGCTCGGGCCGAGGCTGGCGCACCTCCACCTCGCCGACGGCACGCCCACGTTCATGGACCAGCACCTCGTGCCCGGCCACGGCGAGCAGCCCTGCGCGGAGGTGCTGCACATGCTCGGCTCCCAGGGCTTCGACGGCAGCGTCGTGGTGGAGGTCAACACGCGCAAGATGTCGCCGGAGGACCGCAGGGCGGCCCTGGCGGAGTCTCTCGCCTTCGGGCGCGAGCACCTCGCCACCGGCGAGAGCCGGCGGGTCGCCGCGCTCGTCGAGGTCCCCGAGGAGGGGTAG
- a CDS encoding DUF3107 domain-containing protein, whose amino-acid sequence MEITIGVRNVAREISLESTQSPDEVLAAVRTSLKDAAPLVLEDEKGRHVVVPAEALGFVELGPTEQRRVGFGLV is encoded by the coding sequence GTGGAGATCACCATCGGCGTCCGGAACGTCGCACGCGAGATCAGCCTGGAGTCCACGCAGAGCCCGGACGAGGTGCTCGCGGCCGTGCGGACGTCGCTCAAGGACGCCGCACCCCTGGTCCTGGAGGACGAGAAGGGCCGGCACGTCGTCGTCCCCGCCGAGGCCCTGGGCTTCGTCGAGCTCGGCCCGACCGAGCAGCGCCGAGTGGGCTTCGGCCTCGTCTGA
- a CDS encoding general stress protein: MPSTRKQTDPRLPTLPTGVEVASFTSYLEAQQAVDRLSDEAFDVRAVTIVGTDLRMVERITGRLTYARVAGAGAMSGAWFGLMIALVYWVFTPEGTFPVVAGVLIGVAFGILFAVVSYAFTGGKRDFTSASQVVAGRYSILCAAESAGQARQLLRSVAASPGSRAPVLGQGGAPGQGGAPGQGGAPGQGGADAGRPAPDSHDNPYAAPGTPWRSGGAAPERPTAPAPERTAAVPAEGTAPTADAGATAGAGAGRTARTERPRYGLRLEDLEGAGDPETRPDRDEAGGERRE, encoded by the coding sequence ATGCCGTCCACGCGCAAGCAGACCGACCCCAGGCTCCCCACGCTGCCCACCGGCGTGGAGGTGGCCTCCTTCACGAGCTATCTCGAGGCCCAGCAGGCCGTCGACCGCCTCTCCGACGAGGCCTTCGACGTGCGGGCGGTGACGATCGTGGGAACCGATCTGCGCATGGTCGAGCGGATCACCGGGCGCCTCACCTACGCCCGCGTCGCCGGCGCGGGGGCGATGAGCGGGGCCTGGTTCGGTCTCATGATCGCGCTGGTGTACTGGGTCTTCACCCCCGAGGGCACCTTTCCCGTGGTGGCGGGCGTCCTCATCGGTGTGGCGTTCGGCATCCTGTTCGCGGTGGTGTCCTACGCGTTCACGGGGGGGAAGCGGGACTTCACCTCCGCCAGCCAGGTCGTGGCCGGGCGGTACTCCATCCTGTGCGCGGCCGAGAGCGCGGGGCAGGCCCGTCAGCTCCTGCGCTCCGTCGCGGCCTCGCCGGGGTCGCGTGCGCCGGTGCTCGGGCAGGGCGGTGCGCCCGGGCAGGGGGGTGCGCCCGGGCAGGGCGGTGCGCCCGGTCAGGGCGGGGCGGACGCCGGTCGGCCGGCACCCGACAGCCACGACAACCCCTACGCCGCCCCCGGGACGCCGTGGCGCTCCGGCGGAGCGGCTCCGGAGCGACCGACGGCTCCGGCACCGGAGCGGACCGCGGCGGTGCCCGCCGAGGGCACCGCCCCGACGGCCGACGCCGGCGCGACGGCCGGCGCCGGCGCCGGCAGGACCGCGAGGACCGAGCGTCCGCGCTACGGTCTGCGCCTGGAGGACCTCGAGGGCGCCGGCGACCCCGAGACCCGGCCCGACCGCGACGAGGCCGGCGGCGAGCGGAGGGAGTGA
- a CDS encoding DEAD/DEAH box helicase yields the protein MTETNASGVLDVVETPVLPVTDEITPDITDDGTATAHLEEKSFADFGVSEPIVGALRDVGITHPFPIQALTLPVALSGHDIIGQAKTGTGKTLGFGIPLLERVFAPGEDGWDDLEGAGAPQGLVIVPTRELAKQVADDLTAASRRRSVRIVQVYGGRAYEPQIEALGRGAEVVVGTPGRLIDLLKQRILDLSRVRTVVLDEADEMLDLGFLPDVETLLSKTPPTRHTMLFSATMPGAVVAMARRYMSRPTHIRAQDPDDQGATVKNTRQVVYRAHALNKVEVLSRILQADGRGLTIVFTRTKRTAAKVADDLAERGFASAAIHGDLGQGAREQALRAFRAGKVDVLVATDVAARGIDVDDVTHVVNYQCPEDEKIYLHRIGRTGRAGNTGTAVTFVDWDDMPRWSLINKALGLGAAEPIETYHTSPHLYADLSIPEATTGRLPRSARTRAGLAAEEIEDLGETGKRHGGGRTGGGRGREGDRGREGDRGRDGGRGHDGGRGRGSHAERPAESDPERPRRSRSRRRTRGGQPAEDTQG from the coding sequence ATGACCGAAACCAACGCCTCCGGCGTCCTCGACGTCGTCGAGACCCCCGTGCTGCCCGTGACCGACGAGATCACGCCCGACATCACCGACGACGGGACCGCCACCGCCCACCTCGAGGAGAAGTCCTTCGCGGACTTCGGGGTGAGCGAGCCGATCGTCGGGGCGCTGCGCGACGTCGGCATCACCCACCCGTTCCCCATCCAGGCGCTGACCCTGCCCGTGGCCCTGAGCGGCCACGACATCATCGGCCAGGCCAAGACCGGCACCGGCAAGACCCTCGGGTTCGGCATCCCGCTCCTCGAGCGCGTCTTCGCCCCGGGCGAGGACGGCTGGGACGACCTCGAGGGTGCCGGCGCCCCGCAGGGCCTCGTCATCGTCCCCACCCGCGAGCTGGCCAAGCAGGTCGCCGACGACCTCACCGCCGCCTCGCGCCGGCGCAGCGTCCGGATCGTCCAGGTCTACGGCGGTCGCGCCTACGAGCCGCAGATCGAGGCCCTCGGCCGTGGCGCCGAGGTCGTCGTCGGCACGCCGGGCCGCCTCATCGACCTGCTCAAGCAGCGCATCCTCGACCTCTCCCGGGTGCGGACCGTGGTCCTCGACGAGGCCGACGAGATGCTCGACCTGGGCTTCCTGCCCGACGTCGAGACGCTCCTGTCCAAGACCCCGCCCACGCGGCACACGATGCTCTTCTCCGCGACCATGCCCGGCGCGGTCGTGGCCATGGCCCGGCGGTACATGTCGCGGCCCACGCACATCCGCGCCCAGGACCCCGACGACCAGGGCGCCACGGTGAAGAACACCCGTCAGGTGGTCTACCGCGCGCACGCCCTCAACAAGGTCGAGGTGCTCTCCCGCATCCTCCAGGCCGACGGGCGGGGCCTGACGATCGTCTTCACCCGGACCAAGCGGACCGCGGCCAAGGTGGCCGACGACCTCGCCGAGCGCGGGTTCGCCTCCGCGGCCATCCACGGCGACCTCGGCCAGGGGGCCCGCGAGCAGGCCCTGCGCGCGTTCCGCGCCGGGAAGGTCGACGTGCTGGTCGCGACCGACGTCGCCGCCCGCGGCATCGACGTCGACGACGTCACGCACGTCGTGAACTACCAGTGCCCCGAGGACGAGAAGATCTACCTCCACCGCATCGGCCGGACCGGCCGCGCGGGCAACACCGGCACAGCCGTGACGTTCGTCGACTGGGACGACATGCCGCGCTGGTCGCTCATCAACAAGGCGCTGGGCCTGGGTGCGGCGGAGCCGATCGAGACCTACCACACCTCGCCCCACCTCTACGCCGACCTGTCGATCCCCGAGGCAACGACGGGGCGCCTGCCCCGGTCGGCCCGCACGCGCGCCGGGCTCGCGGCGGAGGAGATCGAGGACCTCGGCGAGACGGGCAAGCGCCACGGCGGCGGCCGCACCGGCGGGGGACGCGGGCGCGAGGGCGACCGGGGCCGCGAGGGCGACCGTGGACGCGACGGCGGACGCGGTCACGACGGCGGCCGGGGCCGGGGCTCGCACGCCGAGCGCCCCGCCGAGAGCGACCCCGAGCGTCCGCGCCGGTCCAGGTCGCGCCGTCGTACGCGCGGCGGCCAGCCGGCCGAGGACACCCAGGGCTGA